AGGCCTTGGGTCTTCTCTTACTTTGAACTGATGGAGATTCTGGCTCTGGAAACATCAGTGGAGACTGAGTGAGTGAGGACACAACCCGACATCACTGCTGTGGTTCTCTGCTGGGAACGCGAGACTCGAACAGTTTCACCTGTCAAGGATggactgattaaaaataaaaaagcttTTCTTCATAAAGGTGCACATGTGAACACCCAGAAATAAACACTCACACATAAGTGAAGCACACACACGTCCACAAGCACATACAATGTTACGTAAACAACAGGAGGCCAATCCACTCCTCAAATCTGTTCTGTCCTTTAATAGGATCGTGGCTAATCTGATTACatcttcaactccacattcccgtcaaACCAAAGTAACCTTCCAtctctttgccttaaaaatattccaagacacAAAAGGAcctcagagcaaaaaaaaacacctcatctctgccttaaataggtGACCTTTTTAAATAGTGATGTTTCATCCCAGATCCTCCCCaagaagaaatatcctctccacattcaccattCAAGATCCCTCAGTCTCTTCCATACCCCTTGTGTCAATGTGTGCCCAAGCCATCTCTCATATTGCCTTACCACCTGGAAGACCACacagcccatcaattctatgtTGGCTGCCAAAGAGATGCCCAGTCCCTCTCTCCCATTTAGTTCCCTGTACCCAATTCTCCCAAATATTCCCATTAACATTATCCTGATTCCCCTATCACCAATTAAGCTAACAACCagaatgtctttggggtgtgggaggaaaatgggagAATCCAGGGGAAATCAAAGTCACAGGGATAATGTGTGAATTCTACATGGACATcagcagaggtcgggatcgaacccgggttgctggagccatgAACAAATTGCAATACTTGAAAGGAGAGGGTGTTTTCGGTCCCCTTAtaggagaaattaaagaaaaaaatctacaAGACAATGCCATGGTACAGTAGAGGAGAGTAGCAGAACAACCTGGTTgtactggagacacaaaagactgcagatgctggaatatgaagcaaaacaaaaaaactgcaggtcgAGCATCATCTATGGAGGCGAAGGGGCTGGTCGATGGGTTTGGTCTGAACCTGGTTATGTTGCTGCTAACAGGTCAGGTGACCCATACACACTCACCTGTGCCAGCAGATGAGGAAGGGCCACTGGGCGCGTCAGCACTGGAGGCTGGGAGGGCGATAGTGAGGGACAGCAAGAAGCAAAACTGTTACTGTAGAAGCAACACCAGTCTCTaaacctcaatttttttttatttcttacaaaatataaagtattttctaaaaaaaattaccaagtacaattatatataaaaaatgtcTCTGGAAGGCATGTGAAGTGCTAACACAATTCACAGCAGAGACACCCAGAGTCCAGCCTGATGGACCACTTTCACATCAAAGTGGAGGGTCCCTCAGGCAGGGACTCACACGGAtcctctgtacattctcccccgaCCACTTAGCACCCCCGGATCCCAGACTCCAAACACTCCAACACACCTGATTCTCCTCTGCATACCCGACATCCCCAGAACCTTCAGCAACTCCGGGAACTGTCGGGAGCATCAGATGCGGAAACACGGTGAGGAATTCATGAAATCGGCAAAGCTTTTTGCCACTGGGAAGTAAAGTTTCTTCCTGAGGGTGTAGCTTGGCTGCGGCATTTGGGTCTTGAAATTCTTGTCCTTCTTCTCACTTACGTCGTTGTTGACGTTGGTCAGAATGCTCAGGAGGTCCTGGCTGGAGTGGAAATAGAGAGACAGTCCCATCAGGTGAAATTGCTCCAATCAATACAGTCGCTCACATCGTACAGAGGCCAGGTCCAGCAACAGAAGTGGTCGACAGCTTGGGCCTGGGGCATCTCAGAATGACCGTCCTAATACAGTATCTGcccaaccccctcaccctccgcccCTACCTCTCTGCACATATTCTCCGTTCTAACCTATACAACTAACCTTCCCTCACCCACTCTCACCCTGACCCCATTCTCCCTACTCCCACTCTCTGATTGCCCAGCTCCCCCTCTTGTGCCTTGCCCCCTTCCTTGCAATGGCCTGGTCTCCCTAGTGTCCCTCCCTTTGCTTACCCACGTCTCCACTCCTCTTCGTCCCTGGCTCCACTCTCCTCcgcaccccaccacccacccgtGTCTCAGCCCAGGCGTAGGGTGGAATACCTGGGGCAGTGTTTCTCCAGGTTTTCGCAGAGTGACTGAATGTACCAGGTGCCCTCCATGATGTGCCGAAAGGAGACGTATCCCTCCACTGTCGCCATGCCCAACAGGAAGTCTGCCTCATCAGGAATGGTGGCGCGAGTGGCCCTGACTGCATCCTCCTCCAGCTTCGAGAGGACGCTGTCCTCCTCCACtgtgatgccctcttgtttttccgTGCCCTGGCACGCCTGGATGAAGAAGACCTTGGGCTTCTGCTGGAGCGAAGGGCACTGCGAAGCCGAGAAGCACGAGGTAATGTCGCGGATGGAGACCTGCTTGTCGTCTGTGCCGCACATGACTCCCCTCTCGCCGTGAGTCAGAATGCAGCAGACGAAACAGTCGAAGGCCCTGTGGTCCTCCTGACGGTACTCACCCATCTTCTTCTTCATCTCCGCAGCAGAAAGGTTTTCCTCTATTTTCACTATGAACCCCAGCCAGGTGAAAACCTGCGTCAGCCGCTCTGCGGGGACACAGACCAATGTCAGTGGTGAGACTATGGCCCCACTTACCCAGACAGATCTACAAAGGTTGGAGGATCAGGTGGGGATTCCAGTCATTACCTGCATCCCTGTCGGTTCCTCTGCGTGGTGGCATGTTTTGGAAGGTACTGTTGTTGATTATGACACAGTAGCCCCTAGGGTTGCTCTCCATTTTATAGCGGCTAAGTATCTCCTTCAGACAAATAAGATCATGAAATTTCTACTACATCACCCGGTCACCCGGAACAACCTCGTTCTAAATTCTAAGGTTTTTCCTATTTATTGTATTAAGTCAATTTCCCCCTTATTCTAGACTATCTGCACGGAGAGAAACAGATGATTCTTCAGATCAAGGATCCCTCATCAGAATGGGAAAAGTAAGAAACAAGCAAATTTCAAATTGcatagagggagagaggtggagaaaggAGAGGGAATGTCTGGTCGGGCACAGGCCAAAGTTGCCAAgggaataattattttaaaaaaatcttacatAGAAAAGAATGATAAAtcaacaaattgaaacagaaaggtaaagctacctctgtggggaaaaaaaatcaagttgttTATATGAAACAGGTGAATGCAATATTCAGTCCTGAGTGCTGTAAACGCCCAGACACAAGCTGAGATCATTGGAGCGACACAGGCGATCAAAGGTCAGTGTGAAAGTGGGATGGATAATTAAAGTGTCTGGTGACTAGAAATTGGAGATCAgtctgcagactgaatggaggtgtttggTAGAGAGGTCACCTGACCTGTGTTTGGCTTTTCCAATGTAAAGGCGACCACACTGAGCAGCAAGTACAGGACACTAAAATGgaataagtgcaagtgaattgctgcttcacttggaaggactgttcgAGTCCCTGCATAGTTGGAAGAGATAAATGGGCAAGTGATAAAAAGGAAAGTACTGTGAAAAGGGGAGTGGTTGTTGGAGCTGGAAAAATGGACCAGGGAGCTGGGAGGGAACAGTCTCTTTGTAATactgaaagaggaggggaggaagttGTTTTGAACAGTggcatctcattgaaggtggtggaaattctGGAGGATGATCTGCCAATTtggaagctggtggggtggaaggtgaagtcAAAGGATCCTTTCCTTGTTCTGGCTGGGAGGATAGAAGCTGAAAGCAGACGAGATATGGTAAAGACCTCTGTTGACTAGGGAAAGGGGAGCCATGGTGGTTTTCATTGACAAAGGTACAGATGTGCAGTCTCATCTCAGACCAGATGCAGCGAAGGACAAACTGGGAGAATGGGACGGAGTCCat
The window above is part of the Pristis pectinata isolate sPriPec2 chromosome 1, sPriPec2.1.pri, whole genome shotgun sequence genome. Proteins encoded here:
- the LOC127573120 gene encoding caspase-8-like isoform X4, with product MKCDREKVCKELMCPGKPWVSSYRQLLFEVSEDITMKDLETVKHFLYQYLSKSKLESIKTMLDALIEMEKEGLLEESDTRLLEDICKQLGEDLVAKFAHYRREGRGQGEESVLVNPVPETNFPGTPDAQDAQFKAVPSLELLSAGLTGSSLSMGLQNSFSQPSASQDQQVPVQDASISSAMITESQDLGELDSNISHNIGLTSDSQEILSRYKMESNPRGYCVIINNSTFQNMPPRRGTDRDAERLTQVFTWLGFIVKIEENLSAAEMKKKMGEYRQEDHRAFDCFVCCILTHGERGVMCGTDDKQVSIRDITSCFSASQCPSLQQKPKVFFIQACQGTEKQEGITVEEDSVLSKLEEDAVRATRATIPDEADFLLGMATVEGYVSFRHIMEGTWYIQSLCENLEKHCPSQDLLSILTNVNNDVSEKKDKNFKTQMPQPSYTLRKKLYFPVAKSFADFMNSSPCFRI